A stretch of the Halomonas sp. CH40 genome encodes the following:
- a CDS encoding PD-(D/E)XK nuclease domain-containing protein, giving the protein MSEVEDASSKGQVDMSVDFGGHIYLFEFKVVEQEPQGKALEQIKTKGYADRHLASGKPIHMIGVEFSIARRQIIAFEVETLHLG; this is encoded by the coding sequence ATGTCTGAGGTGGAAGATGCCAGCAGCAAAGGCCAGGTGGATATGAGCGTTGACTTTGGCGGCCATATTTATCTGTTTGAATTCAAAGTGGTTGAGCAGGAACCACAGGGCAAAGCGCTGGAGCAGATCAAAACCAAAGGCTACGCCGATAGACATCTTGCCAGCGGTAAGCCTATCCATATGATTGGCGTGGAGTTCTCGATTGCTAGACGGCAGATAATAGCCTTTGAGGTGGAAACGCTGCACTTGGGGTAA
- a CDS encoding AAA family ATPase, which produces MLLTGVSKFSKVSLFSGLNNLRDITLSPDYAAICGYTDEDIDNVFTPELPGLDREEIRRWYNGYRWGNKEIDAVYNPFDVLLLMEECEFGPYWFESATPTFLVNLLKERGVFTP; this is translated from the coding sequence GTGCTACTCACCGGGGTGTCCAAGTTCAGCAAGGTAAGCCTGTTTTCGGGGTTGAACAACCTTCGCGATATCACTCTTTCACCGGATTATGCAGCCATCTGCGGCTATACCGACGAAGATATTGATAACGTTTTTACGCCAGAGCTTCCGGGCCTTGACCGGGAAGAAATCCGCCGCTGGTATAACGGTTACCGCTGGGGTAATAAAGAGATTGATGCTGTCTACAACCCTTTTGATGTGCTGTTGCTGATGGAAGAGTGCGAATTTGGCCCCTACTGGTTTGAAAGTGCCACACCCACCTTTTTGGTCAACCTGCTGAAAGAACGCGGTGTGTTTACGCCATAG
- a CDS encoding DUF1828 domain-containing protein: protein MNCMNIKEALGYQCTPVKEGVFFLNSAFTHGYDPESLGIYVVDDGQGNLVITDDGNQLFTAQSHGVNITKRRIEKLDKLLSAYHLSIKNTGEVTGTCRQDELSLFLPRYFEASIRLSDAISEMFPGAPKSFEDRVGEILNKGLARQRITRNFTTQGASGHQLTFPFAVDINTDHAKVIQPISIRGQDPHWSTVMQTLGKLVEFKQAHENITAFVVLEPGANAEGAAQAKAALVQYANILELNNESLLINHLAA, encoded by the coding sequence ATGAATTGCATGAACATAAAGGAGGCGCTTGGGTACCAATGCACTCCGGTTAAAGAGGGTGTTTTTTTCCTGAATTCTGCGTTCACACATGGTTATGATCCCGAATCATTGGGAATTTATGTAGTGGATGATGGTCAAGGCAACCTTGTGATCACCGATGACGGCAACCAGCTCTTTACGGCGCAGTCCCACGGCGTCAACATCACTAAGCGGCGAATAGAAAAGCTGGATAAGCTATTGTCTGCCTACCATTTATCCATCAAGAACACTGGGGAAGTGACTGGAACCTGCAGGCAGGATGAACTCAGCCTCTTTTTACCCAGGTATTTTGAAGCCTCTATTCGTCTAAGTGATGCAATAAGCGAGATGTTTCCAGGCGCGCCCAAAAGCTTTGAAGACAGGGTTGGGGAGATTCTCAACAAAGGGCTGGCCAGGCAACGTATCACCCGCAACTTCACCACCCAAGGTGCTAGCGGGCACCAACTCACCTTCCCCTTCGCGGTTGATATCAATACAGACCATGCCAAGGTGATTCAGCCCATTTCTATCCGAGGACAGGATCCACACTGGTCTACTGTCATGCAAACCCTGGGCAAGCTGGTAGAATTCAAACAGGCACATGAAAACATCACGGCCTTCGTTGTGCTAGAACCCGGAGCCAATGCCGAAGGTGCCGCACAGGCCAAAGCTGCCTTGGTTCAGTATGCCAACATACTTGAACTCAACAACGAAAGCCTGCTGATAAACCATTTAGCCGCTTAA